CCTACCATGAACTAACAAAGCCAAATGCTGTAGATTAAACGGATCAATAGCAATACCTATCCTATAGATGATTTTTACATACAGAGATGATACAGAATTTCCTCCAGAATACCAATAATTTGCTTTTCTTGGTATTGTGTTTAAATATACTTAGCCAACCCCATAACCTTGACCATAATGAACAGCTACCAATACCCCATTTACACAATCCATCAAACCTAACTCCTTCTGACTAAATACAAACCCTGCAACCAAACCCCAACAACATTGACCCATAACAAACCATAAGCCACACCCAACAAGACCAAATCCAAACTAATCAAACCAGAAAATCTAACCTCAACACCTATTTTAACAATATCAAAGAATGCCATGAACTAAAGAAATTAGCTAACCATAAAGTTTTCCACAGAAGCTGCCTTAAACACTGCAACCCACATATCAAACTTTATGCAAGTTTTTGGTAAATAATACTTCTTCACAGTTCACACCATCTTGTCCGCTATCATTACAATTAAAAGACACATTCAAAAAAGTATAGCATTATGGCAATATGGTAACTAAAAgtactctcttttctttttttctttttaccgtTTTGTTTTATTGTGTATCTAACACCAataattgaaaaatgaatctGAGAAAGAagtcatttcctttcttccaaaGAGACAGCCAAGACAAGGAAATGGAAAAGTTTAAGAAATACATACTGAGATGAACGGGCAAGGCCATACGATAGTTGCACCAAGAGAATCTTGAATCGTGGAGAATAATCCATAAGGTCTGACCAgtatttcatctttttttattgCAACTTGAACGTTTACCTCACACCATCCGCGTCCAATCTCTATACCATCAACTATGTCATTTGGGTCCAAGCTCTTCACCCATCCTTTTGCAACATTCTCAGTTGGATTTAGAATGCTTTTAAGGAAAACCTCATTTCCAACCTAGATTTTAGCAATCAAATTATGTATCAGAAACAAGCAAGAAAGATCCGACAAGAATGGACTGGGCATAAAGTACCGAGCTAAAAGGACTAAGCAAAAAATCAAGTTACCAGACTCTACAAACTAGTGACCTGATCAAATCAAAACATGTATTGTGTTAAACAAATGTACTATCCCGTGCACAAACTAGTACTTACAAACTGATATGTTAATCATGTTATGTATAAGAAACCGAGCAACAAAAGACTGAGATGAATGGACCGGGCCTAAAGCACCAAATTGGAAAGACCGAGCAAAATACAAGTAGCCAAAGTATACAAACTAGTGAgttgatcaaattaaaacatGTATTTGCTTAAACAGATGTATTATTCCGTGCATGAGCAACTAGTACCTATAAACTTATATGTTGATCAACAACCTAACGAGTTGGACCTAGAAGCAAAGAAGCTAGGGCGAGCAACAGACTTACAGCAGCAGAATTTCAGGAACAGAAACAGACTTATAGAAACAGAATTTTAGAAACATAATTACAGCAACAAAATTTTAGGAACAGAAGTACAACAACAAGATTTTAGACCAGAATTACAGGAACAGAATTACAGGAAACAAGTAATATTAATACTTCTCGAAATAATAGGCTGATGCCATACTAGTCAGACGATCATGTGAAAGGTAAGTCAAGCTAACCGAGCTGTTCGACAAGATGGGTCAAACTTTTAATCTCCCAAAACAACAGGGCTACACGTTGGACGCTTCAATTTAATAACTTTAACATAATTAACTATAAATCTTTAGGGTTttgaattcaataaaaaaaCACCAAAGAATCAGTATGGTAATTCTTTTAACataatttaagattttcaaacatatatacatatggatacagaatatatacatatataaatatagaggcagatacaaatataaatacagATGTATACTGATAAAGAAACAGGACTTTCTATTGACCGAATAAAAGTTGGATCATTAGTGGAAAGAGAAGGAAGATAATGAGCATACAATAAGTAGTGATTTTGTAAGTATCGATTTGAAAAGGTGTCAATTTTAGGGACTTTGATTCCTAAACTATAAAGCTAACAAGCTTAATGGGAATTCATAACAAAACACCTtacaaactttttctttttccttcttgGATAGCAGGTTAAATGAACTGAAACATGGTCGGCTAAATAGATCATAAATGCGTTGGGGGCTCATGATATGTGGTAAGGCCATTTTGGGATGTCAACCACAAGAAAGCACCAGACATCTATATTTTATTAGGTGGCTGTGTATTGGAGTTGAACTCTCAGCCAACGCATCTACATGCCATAGAGCTATTCGGAAACCTATTAGTTTGTCTAAGTTTGACTTATTttaataaactcatttttagCCTGAAAACTTATTATGAAACTCTAAGAAAAGATAAATGTATGACCAAAAAAAGAATGAACCCCAAAAACTTGGTTTATCGAAGATAAGTCAAAACCAAACTAGCCAATGAGCTATCAAATAAGCTAAACTAAACACCCTGTATGTTGTTAAGTGTCCAGTTTCAAGGTTATGCTATTTCAAAACATGGTGGTTGTGTTGATTTATATACGATGGACCGATATTGACCACCAAGACCCAATTTGACTGCCTTTCACTCAATCTGATAAAAGTTACTGATTTGCGGATTTATCACTCGGTACACTGCCAAGTACCGATATATCGGCCACCAAGACCGATACAACACTGCAAaacatattgtaaaaaaataaacttacaaCTGTTGCATTGTGCTTGTATAAAGCTAGTATTAAACAATAAGTAGACCAGATTAACCACTACAGTTTTCTATCTTTATACAAAACAGCCGCAGTGAAGTTTAATATATCTCAGAAATTCAACCTACGAAACTTATCACTATGTTGCAAACCAACCATAGCATTATTTCCTTAGCTTTTCAtctaaaaaacaagaaattgcaTCAAAGCTTGTTTTGCCAAAAGTGACAATCATAAATGATGGAAATCTAAGTAAGCCAAGTACTCTAACTAAGAACCATTCAGTACAACAAATTTGATAACTTTATAATGCAAAATCAAATATCAAAGTTACTCTTGTACGCGTTCAAATTAACCCGTTTTAGGCAGTCGAACTAAAcactttatttactctttggACACCGAAATGGCAAAATCCATAACGTGATTACTAGGAAATTTATAAAGTCGTAAAACTATCATGAAAACAATCCAAAATCGAAATTACTATCTAAAAACCATCCAAAAAAGTATCATGAAACAATCTTATCAAGATTCAAGAAACACATTTCAATCAATTTGAAGGTAGGGATAGACTAATAACCGATCAATTTTGGTTTAATAACTCGGTCCATTCATCCAGTGTCACTGTTTGTTACTGTTTCGCAGGGCTTTATAGATATTGTATGTATTGTAATTTATCAAGTCATATAAAGGGTGGAACAGTAAGGATTTATGTGGAAACATACCCGTAAAGGTGCAGGTCCATTGGTCACAACAGGGGAATGCGAGGTTAAAGGCGGATCACTGGAACCATCCATCGACCCATTAATCTTTGCTTGGGCTTGTAACCAGTCCACTTCACTAGTAAGTTCTTCACATCGAGCTTTCAATTGGATGTTTTCTTTATGATATGCTGAACGACTTGGTATTACCCCCCATACATCAGAAGCACGAACACCCAAACCATACATGATTGCATCACCATTGCGATCCTTACCCATGACTTTAGAAAAAATATCATCTGGTCCAGGCGTATCATTCGAACCCTCGGGGAGTTTTAGTTTGATTTGTTTCATCTTCGCCTAAATTAAATATAGTAACAAAaagattatatgtatttttaacgGCATGAAAGAACACATATAAAAACGTTGAACCCGAGGTGTCTGCTTATATGGATCCTGAACTTTTTGAATCCGGAAAGCTTTCTTATTTTGTATGCCCCATTTTTCAGGTATCCCTCTTGTTACTTTCCCATGTATATGTGAAAACTCTATGTAAATCACAGATATATTTTATGTTCATGTGACAATACAATACGGGTGGGTTGGTAaagtgtcaaaatgggtaaaaaataattttggtaaaaaataattttggtaCAGGCTAAGCTACGTTGGGTTGGGTTTAAGGATTCATTTTAATCATTGATAATGGTTTTTGCGCAACCATGTAACCAAATCATCTTATATACATcacttattttatttcataccATAAATATGCAGgggaaaaaaagagagaaaagaatACACATCATTCTGCTATAACATACACAGTAAACATGAGTAGTATGACACAGTAGTTAACCTCCCATCATAGACATAGTCTTTCCAAGCTCAAAGATTTTGTGCCTTGATTCAATGAAGTCTGTAGCTGCTGCATTAATATCTTCTTTCTTTTGCATGAACCCATTCAAGTTCTTGCAAGCATAGTAGTTTGTGACCCTAGTGTTATCTATAGTTTGGCCAACTTGAGAAATACGAGACTCCATCAGTATTGAAGTTATTATTGAGGCAACAAGTGCTTCTTACAACTTGTGCTGAATCAAGGGCCATTAACGATCCAAAGGGTAATTTGCTCTTTATGCTATTTTATGTATGGCTGAATAATTTTGCATGTTTCTTTTACCTTCTTCCtctgtttattattattatatcgtACCATACTTGTGTGTTGTATATTGTTTATATCTGAACTAACTTTAAGGGTTATATTCAGTGTTGCTACAAAAGGTTATGGATCCACCAAGTTCTGAAGTTGTTGATGATGCACTAGAACTACTGGTCCATATTCATGCTTTGGAAAAAACATCTTTTAGAGGCCGTTATGAGCCAACTTTTTATGGACGATTGCTTTCGAGCTTTTCTCTGTCTTTCGATGCTTCCATGCTTATTTTGAAGTTTCATTTAATTTGTTGATATATTTTAGTTTGATGACTTAATGTATAGTATCCTATCTAACACAAACACCTTTTGGTGCACATTTCTTATGGGTGGGTTGTGTGACGGGCCAAGCGAGTCATAATATTTGGGTGGGTTGTAAAGTGACATCTCTTAGGGATGCCTAtacttttttgtatttttttattctcttattaataatatttggcAAGGGTGCATGCCTTTTTACCcataaaaaaaaggcaaaaaatCTTGGACAGTTTAAACATATCGAGTGTGCTATTATAATATGGTAAAAAATTTTGGACAATTTAAATCTTGCTCGTTAAATCTTCTAAAGTATCTCTCAAGGTaaaaaaatattctaaattgaTTTAGTAGAAAAGGTTTAgtgttccttataaataatacaataaaatataaaaaatattaatacaataaaaaataaatgtctTTCAAAAGTTAAACTTATAAACCCAAATGTCAAGTGTCCTATTTGAATATGTTAAAATACGACTTTATTAAATTATGGTTCTttaaaactattgttttatgacttaaatatcaaGTGTCCTATTACGTTGCATTATAATAATACCATAAAAAATAAGCATCCTCTAAAAGTTTAACTAATAAAACCCAAATgtcaagtgtcctattaagttatgttataataggacTCTATTAATTAATGGTTTTTAAAGCTATTGTTTTATGACTTTAATATCAAGTGTCCTATATTATGGTGCATGATAATAATACCATAAAAATAAATGGTCCTATTATAGTTAAACTAATAAATTTCAAATgtcaagtgtcctattaagttatgttataataggacACTATCAAATTATGGTTCTTTAAAACTActcttttatgacttaaatatcaaGTGTCCTATTATGTTGCATAATAACAATACCATAAAAATAAAGCGTCCTATAAAAGTTAAACTAACAAAACCCAAATGTTaagtgtcctattaagttatgttataataggactctatcaaataatagttttttaaagctattgttttatgacttaaatatcaagtgtcttatattatgatatatgataataataccg
The sequence above is drawn from the Erigeron canadensis isolate Cc75 chromosome 4, C_canadensis_v1, whole genome shotgun sequence genome and encodes:
- the LOC122596967 gene encoding uncharacterized protein LOC122596967, whose protein sequence is MKQIKLKLPEGSNDTPGPDDIFSKVMGKDRNGDAIMYGLGVRASDVWGVIPSRSAYHKENIQLKARCEELTSEVDWLQAQAKINGSMDGSSDPPLTSHSPVVTNGPAPLRVGNEVFLKSILNPTENVAKGWVKSLDPNDIVDGIEIGRGWCEVNVQVAIKKDEILVRPYGLFSTIQDSLGATIVWPCPFISFGFGLVGCGLWFVMGQCCWGLVAGFVFSQKELGLMDCVNGVLVAVHYGQGYGVG